The stretch of DNA GGCGGTCTTCGCCCGCGGCGCCAAGGCGGATGACGCCAAGGCCGCCGGTGCGGACATCGTCGGCGCCGAGGACCTCCTGGAGATCGTGCAGAGCGGAAAGATCGACTTCGATCGCTGCATCGCGACCCCCGACATGATGCCGCTCGTCGGCCGTCTCGGTAAGGTTCTGGGCCCGCGCGGCCTGATGCCGAACCCGAAGGTCGGCACAGTCACCATGGACGTGAAGGGCGCCGTCGCCGGCGCCAAGGGCGGCTCGGTCGAGTTCCGCGTCGAGAAGGCCGGCATCGTCCATGCCGGCGTCGGCAAGGTCTCGTTCGACGCCGACAAGCTCGTCGAGAACATCAAGGCCTTCGCGGACGCCGTCGCCAAGGCGAAGCCCGCGGGCGCCAAGGGCACCTACGTCCAGCGCATCGCCGTCACCTCGACGATGGGCCCGGGCGTGAAGGTCGAGCCGAACACGGTCCTGACCGCCTGAAGCCGGGCGGATCAGCTACGTTGCGGAACGCCCGGCCGGAAACGGCCGGGCGTTTTCCGTTGTCGCGAGGGCGGCCGGAGCGGCCGGCCGACACCGACTTCTGACGCGGCGACGCAGCGGGACGCTCGGCCCGGGCTCCGCGACCGGGACCGGCGGTTACCGCCAGATCAGGGCGGACCGGATGCGGCCCGACGGCGGGAGCCTTCCGAGCATCGGGCCCGATGAGCCGCCGCTTCCCGCGCCATCGACCACCCTTCGGAGGTCGTCCTTAACGCCGCTCATGCCCTTCCCGATCGGGATTGCAGCACGGTTTGGGAGACGGGCCTCTCTGGCCGAGACCGCCGCGACTTGCCCCTTCTCCCGTGCGGGAGAGGGGATCCGCGCCGCGTCCCAAACCGTCGGAACCGGCTTTAGTCCAGCCCGATGGCGACGAAGCGCACGTCACCTGTGGCGCTCGCCACGAGCAGTAGGACCGACTTGCGGCCCTCCTTCTTCAGGGCGTCGACCCGCTTGGTCACGTCGGCCGGGGTGCTCACCGCCTCTTGGCCGACCTCGACGATCACCTCGCCGGGCTGGATCCGCTTGTCGGAGGCCGTCGAGTTCGGATCGACGCGGGTGACGACCACGCCCTTCACGGTGTCCTTGATCGAGTACTTCTTGCGCAGCTCGTCGGTGATGCCGGACAGGTTGAGGCCAAGCGCCTGACGGGTCGCGCTCTCGGGCTCAGGCTGGCGCAGGTTGGCGAGCTGCGGCTTGTCGCCGTCCTCCAGGCGGCCGAGGGTGACGGGCTTCGTCACCTCCTCGCCCTTGCGCATCACGACCACGTCGACCTTCTGGCCGACCGGGGTGGAAGCGACGATGCGCGGCAGGTCGCCGGACGCCTTCACGGGCGTCCCGTTGAACTTCACGATCACGTCGCCGAGCTCGATGCCGGCGGTCTTGGCCGGGCCCTTCTCGTCGACGCCGGCCACCAGGGCGCCGCGGGCCCCGCCCTTCAGGTTGAGGGCTTCGGCGGTGGCGTCATCGACGTTCTGGATGCGCACGCCGAGCCAGCCGCGGCGGACCTCGCCGAAATCGCGGAGCTGGTCGATCACCGGCTTGGCCGTGCCCGACGGAACCGCGAAGCCGATACCCACCGAGCCGCCGGTGGGCGACAGGATCGCCGTGTTGATGCCGATCACCTCGCCGTCCATGTTGAACAGCGGACCGCCCGAATTGCCCTTGTTGATGGCCGCGTCGGTTTGGATGTAATTGTCGTAGGGTCCGGACTCGATGTTCCGGCCCCGGGCCGAGACGATACCGGCCGAGACCGAGCCGCCGAGCCCGAACGGGTTGCCGATGGCGATGACCCAATCGCCGGGCCGCATCTTGTCGGAATCGCCGAACGGCACCGCCTTGAGCGGGTGATCGGCCGGCGGCTTCACCCGCAGCACCGCGAGGTCGATCTTCGAATCCTTGCCGACGATCTCGGCCTTCAGCTTGGTGCCGTCGTGCAGGATGACCTGGATGTCGTTGGCGTCGCCGATGACATGGTTGTTGGTCACCACGAGGCCGGCCGCATCGATGATGAAGCCGGAGCCGAGGGAGTTCGACTTGCGCTGCTGGCGCGGCGTGTCGGTGTCGCCCCGCTCGCCACCGCCACCGCTACCGCGACCGCCCCGGCGGTTGAAGAACTCCTCGAACAGGTCCTCGAACGGCGTACCCGGAGGCACCTGCGGACCGGCGCGGCCGCTGCGCGCCTCGACCGTGGTGGAGGCCGAGATGTTCACCACGGCGTCGGTGACCTGCTCGGCGAGGTCGGCCAGCGAGGCCGGACCCTTGGCGAAGGCCGGGACCGGAAGGGCGGCGGTCGCCACGGATGCGCCGACCAGGATCGAGGCCATCAGCGCCCGGGCGCGTGAGCGGGGCTGCGCCTTCGCGCGGCCGAAGGACGCCTCGGGGGCGCTCGCGACGGGGTGCATGATCGACCTCTTCAAGAACGCGTTTCCGGCTCCGCGGGCGGCCGACCGGATGTCGGACGCCCGCTGGTGTTGTCGCAAGGGGCGTCGGCGCACCAGCGCGCCGACACGTTCCCGGTCAGCGCCCCGTCCCGGCCGTGGAGCCGGTGGTGGCGCTCGGATCGGCAGGTCCGCGCGCGGGACGCGCCGCCGCTGCGGCCGCCCGACCCTGCGGATCGCTGAAATAGCGGAAGAAGTCCGAACTCGGGCTGATCACCAGCCGGGTGTCGGAGCCCTTCAGCCCAACTTCGTAGGCCTGCATCGACCGGTAGAAGCTGAAGAAGTCCGCATCCTGACCGAACGCGTCCGCGAGGATGCGGTTCTTGTCCGCGTCGCCTTGTCCGCGCAGCTGCTCGGATTTCTGCGTCGCCTCGGCGAGGATCACCGTGACCTCGCGGTCGGCCTTGGCGCGGATCGTGGCGGCGATCTGGTCGCCGTTGGCGCGGATGTCGGCGGCCTCGCGCTCGCGCTCGGTCTTCATCCGCTTGTAGACCGCGGCCGAGTTCTGCGCGGGCAGATCGACGCGGGTCATGCGCAGGTCGACGATCTCGATCCCGAGCGCCTTGGCCTGCCGGTTCACGTCCTCTTGGATCTGGTGCATCAGCTGCCCGCGATCGGTCTTGACGATGGCGTCGCGGGTCGAACGGGCGAGCACGTTGCGCAGGCCGGAATTGGTGAAGCTCGCGAGCCGCTGGTTGGCGAGCCCGATATTGCCCACTGCCTGGTAGAAGCGCAGCGGATCGAGGATCCGGTAGCGGGCGAAGGCGTCCACCTCCAGGTTCTGGCGGTCGGCGGTCAGCACCGTCTGCACCGGCAGGTCGAGGTCGAGCACGCGCTTGTCGAAGATCACGACGTTCTCGACGAACGGCACCTTGAAGTAGAGGCCCGGCTTGTCCTCGCCGGTTGCGTTGAGGACGGCTCGGACCCGGCCGAATTGCAGGACGAGCGCCTGCTGCATCTGGCCGACGGTGAAGATCGAGGCGTAGAGCCCGATCGCGACGATCGCCGCGATGGCGATCAGGCCGGTGCGGAGCGCCTGCTTCATCGGGCGGCTCCCGTCTGGCTCTGGACCCGGCCGCCGAACTCGGCGAGCGGCAGCACCGGCAGCACGCCGGCGGCCGAGGCCGAGCCCGGCTGCGTCCCGTTCTGATCGATGATCACCTTGTTCACGGAGCCCAGAACCTTCTCCATCGTCTCCAGGAAGATCCGCTCGCGGCTGATCGCCGGGGCGACCTTGTAGGAGGCGTAGACTTCGCTGAAGCGTGCCGCCTGGCCGGTGGCGTCCGCGGTCGCCTTGGTCTTGTAGGCCTCGGCCTGCTGGACGATCTGCGACGCCTTACCCCGGGCCTGCGGCACCTCGCGGCTGGCGTAGGTCTTGGCCTCGTTCTGCGCCGTGTCGGCGTCCTGCTGGGCCGCATTCACGTCGATGAAGGCGGGGCGTACCTCCGGCGGCGGGTTCACCGAGACGAGCTGGACCACCTCGATCCGCACGCCGGCGCCGTACTCGTCGAGCGCCTTCTGGACCATCTCCTTGACCTCCTGGGCGATGCTCGACTGCTCGTTGGTGAGGATCGCCTGGATGTTGCGGCGGCCGATCACCTCGCGCATCGCGCTCTCGGAGATCGCCTTGATGGTCCCCTCCGGGTTCTGGAGGTTGAACACGAAGTCGGAGGCCTTCAGCGGGTTGATCCGCCACTGCACCTCGAAGTCGAGATCGACGATGTTCTCGTCGCCGGTGAGGATCAGGCTCTCGTCCGGCACGTCGCGGTTGCGGCCCTGGCCGCCGGGGCCGGAGCGGAAGCCAATCTGGATCGAGTTCTGCGAGCCGACATCCGGCTTGACCACGCCGCCGATCGGATAGGGGAAGTTGTAGCGCAGCCCCTCGCCCTTGGTGCCGACGTAGCGGCCGAAGATCGTCTCGATGCCGACCTGCCGCGGGTAAACGGTGTAGAAGCCGGTGGCGAGCCAGACCGCTACGGCGAGCGCCGCGATCACCGCCGCGCTGCGGCCGCCACCGAGGCCCGTCGAACCGCCGCCGCTACCGTAGCCGCCGGTGCCGCCGCCGCCCGGGATCAGGCCGCGCAGCCGGTCCTGCCCGCGCCGGAGCAGGTCCTCGAGGTTCGGCGGCGTCTTGCCGCCGTTGCCCCACGGGCCGCCACCGCCGTTACCGCCGGGCCGGCCCCAGGGGCCTCCGCCGCCGCTCTGATTGCTCCAAGGCATCCTAGCCGTCGTCTCCCGCCTGTCCGCGCCCGACCGACATGCCGGCCGGCGCCCCGATCAGCACCCCTTGCCTGAACGGCCACGCTCGCCCGCCTAGTCCCGCCTGTCCGGACAGATCGCCGTACGATCCGGCCCGGATGGAGGCCTAAACACTTGCACGGGCGCATCTTCCCGCAGGATGCGCAAGCCCGACACGAGGACGCGCACCCGACAGGCACCTGCGGGCGCAGGCCCCGTGCTGTCAAGGCTGGCAGGTGGGCATGCGGCGGTCCAAAGGCAAATGCGGCGGGGCGCCTCAGCGCACGCGTTCCCAATCGACGAACGCGAAAGCATGCTCGTCGCGCGGGCCGGCGGGATGCGCCTCGCGGAAGGTCTCCCGGAACTGCGCGCGGTCGAAGACCGGGAAGCGTACGTCGCCCTCCGGCTCGGCCGCCACCTCGGTCAGGTGCAGCCGGTCGGCCTGCGCGAGCGCGAGTGCGTAGATCTCGGCCCCGCCCACCACCATCAGTTCCGTCCCGGCGGCGGCGGCCAAAGCGGCGCCCCAGCTATGGACGGTCTCGGCGCCCTCCGCCCGGAACCCGCGATCCCGGGTGAGCACCAGGGTGCGGCGGCCCGGGAGCGGACGGCCGATCGAATCCCAGGTGCGCCGGCCCATCAGCATCGGCTTGCCCATGGTCAGGGCCTTGAAGCGCTTGAGGTCGCTGGACAGGTGCCAGGCCAAGCCATTGTCGCGGCCGATGACGCCGTTGCGGGCGACGGCCGCGACCAGGGCGATGGTCGCGCTCATACCGCCACCGGGGCCGCGATGGCGGGATGCGGCTCGTAGCCGTCGATGGCAATATCCGCGTACCGGAACGCGAACAGGTCGCGGACCTCCGGGTTCAGGCGCAGCTGCGGAAGCGGGCGCGGGGCGCGGGCCAGCAGGGTCCGGGTCTGCTCCAGATGGTTCCGGTAGAGATGCGCGTCGCCGAAGGTGTGGACGAAGTCGCCGACCCCGAGGCCGGTCACCTGAGCGATCATGTGGGTCAGGAGCGCGTAGCTCGCGATGTTGAACGGCACGCCCAGGAAGGCGTCCGCCGAGCGCTGGTAGAGCTGGCAGGAGAGCCGCCCCTCGCTGACGTAGAACTGGAACAGGCAATGGCAGGGGGCCAGCGCCATCCGGTCGAGGTCGGCCGGGTTCCAGGCCGACACGATCAGGCGGCGGGAATCGGGGTTGCGCCGGACCTCGTCGACCACCCAGGCGATCTGGTCGACCGTGCCGCCCCCGGGCTTCTCCCAGGAGCGCCACTGCCGGCCATAGACCGGTCCGAGGTCGCCGCGCTCGTCGGCCCATTCGTCCCAGATCGTCACGCCGTTCGCCCGCAGGGCGGCCACGTTGGTGTCGCCGGTGAGGAACCAGAGCAGCTCGTGGATGATCGAGCGCAAGTGCAGCCGCTTCGTGGTGACCAGCGGGAAGCCCGACGACAGGTCGAAGCGCATCTGGTGGCCGAACACCGAGAGCGTGCCGGTGCCGGTCCGGTCGTCCTTGGCGACGCCCTCGTCGAGGATGCGCCGGAGCAGGTCGTGATAAGCGTCCATCCCCCATTCCTGCGCGCCGGCACGCCGTCCGGCAAGTTCGCCGCCGGCATATGTCCACCGCCGTCGCGCGCCCTGGTGACCGGCTGAGGCGCTCAGCCCGGCCAGAGCAGATAGGTCACCAGGGCGAGGTTCGACCAGCCGTGCAGGGCGATGCCCGGCCACAGCCGGCCGGTCCGCCAGCGCAGCCAGCCCAGCGCCAGGGCGAGCGGCAGCAGAGAGACCGGCCGGGCGAGCCCCCAGGACGAGACGTGGGCGGCGGCGAAGATGATGGCGGTGACCAGGATCGCTCCGACAGGCCCGACCGCAGCGCTGGCGCGGGCAAAGGCCTCGCCGCGCAGCAGCAGTTCTTCGGCCACGGGGGCCAGAATCGCGAGATAGACGAGCCACGCCGCGACGGCCGTCTGGCTCATGAACGGCGACAACCGCACGTGCTGGCCGAAGCTCGCGCCGAACAGCTCCGCCGTCCCGGTGACCCAGGCGATGTGCAGCACCGGCCAGACGAGGAGCAGGCCCAGCAGCGCGACCGGCCGCATCCCGTTCGGGCGCTCGCGGTCCAGGGCGAGGCGACGCCGCCAGCCGGCCCGGTCGCGCCACCACGCGCTGCCGATCACCAGGGCGGCGAGGAAGACCTGGCGCAGGGCGTCGATCGCGAAGGCCCGGTGGGCGAGCTCCACGGCGCCCAGGAACGGGCGCCGTTCCGGGGGCAGGAACGGGTCGATCCCTTTCCACAGGTCGAAGCCGACGCGCACGGCGGCCAGCGACAGAAGGCTCGCCGCGCCGAGATAGAGGATCACGAGGGCGACCAGGGCGCCGAGACGCCAGGCCGCCGCCCAGACCCGCTCGAGCGGGCCACGGCTGTCGAGGACGGCGGCGGGCGACTGCGCGCTTCCGGCAACAGCCTCGTCCCGAGGCTCCGAATGAGACAGCGGCGCGACACGATCGGGCTTCAAAACCGGACCGATCCCCTCTATATCTTGGGAGCCGGTCGCGAGGCCGGCTATGGCGATAAACGTTCTTCGCAATAAACCTATCGGACCCGGGGGCGGTACCCGGCGCCTCCACCCGAGCCCAGGACATGCTGCCGCAAGGCGCATGATTGCAAGCCTAGGCTTCGGCGGGGGCGAAGTAGGATCGACGAGGGCGTAAAGGTTGGACTTTCGCTCGGCATGGTTCCGCCGTTATCGGGCCTTTACAAGAGTTGCCAACGACAACTTTGCTCCGGTGGCGGTGGCCGCGTAAGCGGTCCCCAAGACCGACCTGAAGTCCTAGCGGGTAGCACCGCATAGGCGGGGTTCGGAGGCACCCGGCACCGGAAGCCTTCACTCATTCCTCGGTCCGGCCATCCGCGGCGGGGCGCCGGGCAGACCGGGCGAGAGCGCGACCGCAGATGGCAGACGACCTGATCCGCTACGATCTCCTGGTACAGGACGCCCTGCGCGGCGTCGTGCGCAAGGTGCTGACCGACGCGGCCCGCGAAGGGCTGATGGGCGAGCACCATTTCTACGTCTCGTTCCGGACGGAAGCGCCCGGCGTGCGGATGTCGCAGGCCCTGCGCGAGAAGTACCCGCAGGACATGACCATCGTCCTGCAGCACCAGTTCTGGGACCTCAACGTCACCGAGCATACCTTCGAGGTCGGCCTGTCCTTCTCGGGCGTGCCGGAGCGCCTGCTGGTACCGTTCGACGCCCTGTCGGGCTTCTTCGATCCCTCCGTGCAGTTCGGACTGAAGTTCGACCTCAGCGAGGCCGGCGAGACCCCCGAGGAGGCGAATGCCGCCCCGGCCAAGCCCGGCCCGCGCGGGGCCGGCTCGGAACCCGGCGAGGTGCGGCCCAAGAGCGCCGGGCTGTCCACGATCGGCGCGAGCGCGCCGAAGGGGCTTCCCGCCCCTGCCGCCCAGAGCGAGAAGGCCGCCGGCAAGGCTGCCGGCAAGACCGACGACAACGCCCCCCGTCCCGCCGCCAAGAAGGAGGGCGAGGAGGGTAGCGCCGAGGTCGTGAGCCTGGACGCCTTCCGCAAGAAGAGCTGACCTTGTCCCGGGCCGAATCGACGGCCGGGGGGTTCATGCGGGGGACGACACGGTCGCGCAGCCGATGTTGTCGGCCGCTGAGCGGAAGCATCGCGCCAAGCGTTTCAGCGACGGCGTGAAGCCTCCCGCGACGTTCTTCAACGCGACGGCAATCCTGACACGGGGAACAGCGTTCATCGCGCCACTCGTCCAACACCCGGCCGACGTGTTCGCCAACACCGGCTGGGCCTTTCTCGTCGCCGCCTTCCTCCGACATCGGATTGGACAGACCGCCCTTCGGTTCTTCCTGCGGGCCGAGGATCAGCGGAATGCCTCAGACTACGCGTTCCAGATCTCGGCGATCGCCGTGGCGAGGTCGATGATCGGCTTCGGCGGTCCGTTCGTCGCGGCTCGGCTCTAGGACCGCACAACCCGTCAGCTCGAGGCGCGTCGAGGCGCTTGGCGCGCGTCCAGGTGAAAGCCGGGAGGCGTACCCGCTCGCCGGCATCGACCGTTCAGAACGACCCGCTCGATGATCGCCTGCAGCGCCGGCAGGAATACGGACCACGCCGACGCAAATAGGCGTGTCGTGCCCTGTAGACGACGTCACGGGCTCAGCAATTTGACGAACGCGGCGCCTGCGCCAAGGACGGCGGCCGCTGCCGCCATGCCGGCAAAAGCGATGGCGAGCGGGGCCAGGACGCGGTCTCGACCGAGCTTGAGTGTCTCGGCGTGCACCTTCGCCGCCTCAGCCAGAAGCTTGGTCTGCTCGTCGATCAGCGGACGCGGCTCGGCAACGAATCTTTCCGTCTCCGCATTGGAACGCAGGACGCGGGCGACCTGCTCGGCACAATCCAGCGTCGCGGGAGCAACGGTGTCGGCCCTCGCGGCTCGTGCCTGCTTCCAGTCAGGGCGACTCTCCCACGCGTACCGGTAAGGTGAGAACGCACGGGGAACCCGCCAACCCGCTCAAGCTCGCCCCTCGGCCTCCATGCGCAACCCGTGCTCCGGCCGCAGCGTCACCCGGTGGAGCGGCGTGACCGGCGGGTGATCCTCCGGCATCCGGAACCGCACGGCCCGCACGATGTGCGCCAGCAGGATCACCGCCTCCTGGACAGAGAAGCTCTGGCCGATGCAGACCCGCGGCCCCGCCCCGAACGGCAGATAGCTGAAGCGCGGGATCGCGTCCCGGTTTTCGGGCAGGAACCGCTCCGGCACGAAGGCCTCCGGGTCCTCCCAGAGCAGCCGGTGCCGGTGGAGCACCCAGGGCGCCACCATCACCAGCGAACCCCGCGGCACCTTGATCCGGCCGAGCCGGTCGTCCCGGACAGCCTGTCGGCTGAGGAACGGCACAGGCGGGAACAGCCGCATCGCCTCCTCGATCACCGCCCGCGTGAAGGGCAGGCGCTCGACGGCGAAATCCTCCGGCCCGGCCGCGTCGATTTCGGCCTCGACCCGCGCCTGCGCGGCGGGATCCTGCGACAGGCAGTAGAGGGTCCAGGTCAGGGAATTGGCGGTCGTCTCGTGGCCGGCGGCGATGAAGGTGACGATGTTGGCCTTCACGGCGAGGTCCGAGAGCCCGTTGCCGGTCTCGGGATCCTGCGCGGCGAGCAGCAGCGTCAGCAGGTCCCGAGGCGCCTCGCCCTGACCCATCAGCGCCTTGCGCCGGGCGATGAGCTCGTCGACAACCTCGGCGAAGAAGCGGCCGGCCGGGCGCGCCCGCAGGCGGCCGATCCGCGGCAC from Methylobacterium sp. PvR107 encodes:
- the rplA gene encoding 50S ribosomal protein L1, whose product is MAKEGKRIRAAREGIEVTKLYPLDEAIKLVKERATAKFDETVEVSMNLGVDPRHADQMVRGVCNLPNGSGRTVRVAVFARGAKADDAKAAGADIVGAEDLLEIVQSGKIDFDRCIATPDMMPLVGRLGKVLGPRGLMPNPKVGTVTMDVKGAVAGAKGGSVEFRVEKAGIVHAGVGKVSFDADKLVENIKAFADAVAKAKPAGAKGTYVQRIAVTSTMGPGVKVEPNTVLTA
- a CDS encoding DegQ family serine endoprotease, with the protein product MHPVASAPEASFGRAKAQPRSRARALMASILVGASVATAALPVPAFAKGPASLADLAEQVTDAVVNISASTTVEARSGRAGPQVPPGTPFEDLFEEFFNRRGGRGSGGGGERGDTDTPRQQRKSNSLGSGFIIDAAGLVVTNNHVIGDANDIQVILHDGTKLKAEIVGKDSKIDLAVLRVKPPADHPLKAVPFGDSDKMRPGDWVIAIGNPFGLGGSVSAGIVSARGRNIESGPYDNYIQTDAAINKGNSGGPLFNMDGEVIGINTAILSPTGGSVGIGFAVPSGTAKPVIDQLRDFGEVRRGWLGVRIQNVDDATAEALNLKGGARGALVAGVDEKGPAKTAGIELGDVIVKFNGTPVKASGDLPRIVASTPVGQKVDVVVMRKGEEVTKPVTLGRLEDGDKPQLANLRQPEPESATRQALGLNLSGITDELRKKYSIKDTVKGVVVTRVDPNSTASDKRIQPGEVIVEVGQEAVSTPADVTKRVDALKKEGRKSVLLLVASATGDVRFVAIGLD
- the hflC gene encoding protease modulator HflC; translated protein: MKQALRTGLIAIAAIVAIGLYASIFTVGQMQQALVLQFGRVRAVLNATGEDKPGLYFKVPFVENVVIFDKRVLDLDLPVQTVLTADRQNLEVDAFARYRILDPLRFYQAVGNIGLANQRLASFTNSGLRNVLARSTRDAIVKTDRGQLMHQIQEDVNRQAKALGIEIVDLRMTRVDLPAQNSAAVYKRMKTEREREAADIRANGDQIAATIRAKADREVTVILAEATQKSEQLRGQGDADKNRILADAFGQDADFFSFYRSMQAYEVGLKGSDTRLVISPSSDFFRYFSDPQGRAAAAAARPARGPADPSATTGSTAGTGR
- the hflK gene encoding FtsH protease activity modulator HflK gives rise to the protein MPWSNQSGGGGPWGRPGGNGGGGPWGNGGKTPPNLEDLLRRGQDRLRGLIPGGGGTGGYGSGGGSTGLGGGRSAAVIAALAVAVWLATGFYTVYPRQVGIETIFGRYVGTKGEGLRYNFPYPIGGVVKPDVGSQNSIQIGFRSGPGGQGRNRDVPDESLILTGDENIVDLDFEVQWRINPLKASDFVFNLQNPEGTIKAISESAMREVIGRRNIQAILTNEQSSIAQEVKEMVQKALDEYGAGVRIEVVQLVSVNPPPEVRPAFIDVNAAQQDADTAQNEAKTYASREVPQARGKASQIVQQAEAYKTKATADATGQAARFSEVYASYKVAPAISRERIFLETMEKVLGSVNKVIIDQNGTQPGSASAAGVLPVLPLAEFGGRVQSQTGAAR
- a CDS encoding dihydrofolate reductase, producing the protein MSATIALVAAVARNGVIGRDNGLAWHLSSDLKRFKALTMGKPMLMGRRTWDSIGRPLPGRRTLVLTRDRGFRAEGAETVHSWGAALAAAAGTELMVVGGAEIYALALAQADRLHLTEVAAEPEGDVRFPVFDRAQFRETFREAHPAGPRDEHAFAFVDWERVR
- a CDS encoding thymidylate synthase; protein product: MDAYHDLLRRILDEGVAKDDRTGTGTLSVFGHQMRFDLSSGFPLVTTKRLHLRSIIHELLWFLTGDTNVAALRANGVTIWDEWADERGDLGPVYGRQWRSWEKPGGGTVDQIAWVVDEVRRNPDSRRLIVSAWNPADLDRMALAPCHCLFQFYVSEGRLSCQLYQRSADAFLGVPFNIASYALLTHMIAQVTGLGVGDFVHTFGDAHLYRNHLEQTRTLLARAPRPLPQLRLNPEVRDLFAFRYADIAIDGYEPHPAIAAPVAV
- a CDS encoding CPBP family intramembrane glutamic endopeptidase, coding for MKPDRVAPLSHSEPRDEAVAGSAQSPAAVLDSRGPLERVWAAAWRLGALVALVILYLGAASLLSLAAVRVGFDLWKGIDPFLPPERRPFLGAVELAHRAFAIDALRQVFLAALVIGSAWWRDRAGWRRRLALDRERPNGMRPVALLGLLLVWPVLHIAWVTGTAELFGASFGQHVRLSPFMSQTAVAAWLVYLAILAPVAEELLLRGEAFARASAAVGPVGAILVTAIIFAAAHVSSWGLARPVSLLPLALALGWLRWRTGRLWPGIALHGWSNLALVTYLLWPG
- a CDS encoding SspB family protein, with amino-acid sequence MADDLIRYDLLVQDALRGVVRKVLTDAAREGLMGEHHFYVSFRTEAPGVRMSQALREKYPQDMTIVLQHQFWDLNVTEHTFEVGLSFSGVPERLLVPFDALSGFFDPSVQFGLKFDLSEAGETPEEANAAPAKPGPRGAGSEPGEVRPKSAGLSTIGASAPKGLPAPAAQSEKAAGKAAGKTDDNAPRPAAKKEGEEGSAEVVSLDAFRKKS
- a CDS encoding cytochrome P450, which codes for MNATIDLLEPATRFRPRVPPPLKEPLGLFAFLRAARKNPITTWMDAHFKLPVVAAESAMGRITLVSDPALIRYLLIENADGYRKDDLQRRVLAPGLGNGLLSAEGDEWRLQRRTLAPIFNARTVQGFSDAMNAAGARLGRRLARRAGKPVDVALEMTRVTLDVLERTIFTQGLPGDPDALGRAITRFLEAVGPIDPLDVFGVPDFVPRIGRLRARPAGRFFAEVVDELIARRKALMGQGEAPRDLLTLLLAAQDPETGNGLSDLAVKANIVTFIAAGHETTANSLTWTLYCLSQDPAAQARVEAEIDAAGPEDFAVERLPFTRAVIEEAMRLFPPVPFLSRQAVRDDRLGRIKVPRGSLVMVAPWVLHRHRLLWEDPEAFVPERFLPENRDAIPRFSYLPFGAGPRVCIGQSFSVQEAVILLAHIVRAVRFRMPEDHPPVTPLHRVTLRPEHGLRMEAEGRA